In Rutidosis leptorrhynchoides isolate AG116_Rl617_1_P2 chromosome 2, CSIRO_AGI_Rlap_v1, whole genome shotgun sequence, one genomic interval encodes:
- the LOC139894198 gene encoding chaperonin CPN60-like 2, mitochondrial, with the protein MYRIATALNSSIRSSTSRKLVSGRVFGIRNYVAKDIEFGTRARASMLLGVNQLAEAVKVTMGPKGCNVIIEQSHGSPKVTKDGVTVAKSINFAEKAKNVGASLVKQVASATNTTAGDGTTCATVLTQAIFNEGCKSVAAGVNVMDLRSGITMAVKAVIADLKSQALMISTPEEITQVGTISANGEREIGELIAKAMEKVGKEGVITVADGNTLFNELEVVEGMKLGRGYISPYFVTDAKTQKCELEHPLIFIHDKKISDMNSLVRILELAVEKRRPLLIVAEDLESDLLAMLIINKHQAGLKVCAIKAPGFGDNRRANLEDLAVLTGGEVISEERGLSLSDVKLDKLGTAKKVTVSVDDTIILNGGGDKKQIEERCEELRSTIENSTAMFDKEKAQERLSKLSGGVAVFKVGGVSEAEVGERKDRVTDALNATRAAVEEGIVPGGGVALLYATRVLKSLETANEDQKRGVEIVENALKAPTSTIIANAGGDGAMVIGKLLEQNDPHFGFDAAQGKYVDMVKAGIIDPLKVVRTALVDASSVSLLLTTTEAAIVDRQGEKNPLANRMPNMEDMGMGF; encoded by the exons ATGTATCGTATCGCTACAGCATTGAATTCCTCAATCAG GTCTTCTACTTCAAGGAAGCTG GTATCTGGTAGAGTTTTCGGGATCAGAAACTATGTTGCAAAAGATATTGAATTTGGGACTCGAGCTCGGGCTTCCATGTTGCTTGGTGTGAACCAGCTTGCCGAAGCTGTCAAGGTCACAATGGGGCCGAAG GGATGCAATGTGATTATTGAGCAGAGTCATGGAAGTCCTAAAGTTACAAAGGACGGTGTTACTGTAGCTAAAAGCATCAACTTTGCGGAGAAGGCTAAAAACGTTGGTGCTAGTTTGGTTAAGCAGGTCGCTAGTGCAACCAATACCACTGCTGGAGATG GTACAACTTGTGCCACTGTTTTGACACAAGCGATATTTAACGAAGGTTGCAAGTCTGTAGCTGCAGGTGTGAATGTTATGGATTTGCGTAGTGGTATCACTATGGCTGTCAAGGCTGTTATAGCTGATTTGAAAAGTCAAGCACTAATGATAAGTACACCAGAAGAGATTACACAG GTTGGCACTATCTCTGCAAATGGGGAGCGTGAGATCGGTGAACTGATAGCTAAAGCTATGGAGAAAGTTGGAAAAGAAGGAGTCATTACAGTTGCT GAcggtaatactttgtttaatgaactaGAAGTTGTTGAGGGTATGAAGCTAGGCAGAGGTTACATCTCTCCTTATTTTGTGACCGACGCAAAGACACAAAAATGT GAATTAGAGCATCCATTGATCTTTATTCATGACAAAAAAATATCAGACATGAATTCACTTGTCAGAATCTTGGAGCTAGCCGTAGAG AAACGTAGGCCTCTGCTAATTGTGGCGGAAGATTTGGAAAGTGATCTGCTGGCAATGCTGATCATTAACAAGCATCAAGCTGGACTTAAG GTGTGTGCAATTAAAGCTCCTGGATTTGGAGACAATAGGAGAGCCAATCTAGAAGATTTGGCCGTGCTTACCGGAGGGGAG GTTATTAGTGAGGAACGTGGATTAAGTCTTAGTGATGTTAAACTTGACAAACTTGGTACAGCAAAAAAG GTTACTGTTTCTGTTGATGATACCATTATTCTAAACGGTGGTGGTGATAAGAAGCAGATTGAAGAAAGATGTGAGGAATTAAGGTCAACCATTGAGAACAGTACTGCCATGTTTGACAAAGAAAAAGCACAAGAGAGGTTGTCAAAGTTATCAGGAGGCGTTGCGGTCTTCAAG GTTGGAGGAGTTAGCGAAGCAGAAGTCGGAGAAAGAAAAGATAGGGTTACCGATGCTCTAAATGCTACAAGAGCGGCTGTGGAAGAAGGAATCGTTCCAG GTGGTGGGGTTGCCCTTTTATATGCTACTAGGGTTCTTAAAAGCCTTGAAACTGCAAATGAGGATCAGAAGAGAGGAGTGGAAATAGTCGAAAATGCTCTCAAG GCACCTACTTCCACAATAATCGCAAATGCTGGTGGTGATGGAGCCATGGTTATTGGCAAGCTATTAGAACAGAATGATCCCCATTTTGGATTTGATGCTGCCCAAG GCAAATATGTTGACATGGTAAAGGCTGGAATCATAGATCCTCTAAAAGTTGTAAGAACAGCCTTAGTAGATGCTTCCAG TGTCTCATTGCTGTTAACGACCACAGAGGCTGCTATCGTGGACCGTCAAGGAGAGAAAAA